The stretch of DNA TGTACTTAGCCGCTGTTTCTGTAACAACCTTCTGATCGATCATTTCCTTTAAGACGTCTTTTCCATATTTAGCTTCTAATTCATTGAGCCAATCCTGTCTGGAAATAGACGTTTTTCCCACTGTCGCAACGGCTTCCTCGCTCATCGCTGCCCCGCTTGCTTCTTTCACCTTCGACTGAAAAAAAACAACCGTTAGAACATTCACCAAAATAAGGGCAGCAATTACCATCCAAAGCTGCTTCTTCCCCAATCTCTTTCCCCCTAGGAATGCTTATTTAGCTTCCTTTTTCATTTCTTCTAGCTCGTCTTTAGTGAAAAGATATTTCTCATTACAAAAGTGACAATGAGCTTCCGCTTGGCCGTCTTCCTCGATCATAGCATCAATTTCAGTTTTACCTAATCCAATGATTGCATTGGCAAACCGATCCTTCGAGCAGTTACACGCGAATTGTACAGGCATCTTTTCTAATATCTTCACCTGTTCTTTTCCGAATAACTCCGCTAAAATCTCCTCAGGTGTTAACCCTTGCTCAATTAATTTGGAAACAGGTGGAATGGTACTTAACCGTTCCTCCACTTGTGAAATAACAGATTCAGGGGTTCCTGGCATTAATTGAAAAATAAACCCACCCGCTGCTAAGATTGTATCATCTGGATTAACAAGCACACCGACACCAACAGAAGATGGTACCTGCTCAGAGGTGGCAAAATAATACGTAAAGTCCTCACCCAATTCTCCAGATACAAGAGGAACCTGCCCAGAGAAGAAATCACGTAAGCCGATATCCTTCACTACTGCTAACATCCCGTCTGTTCCGACCGCGCGGCGGACATCAAGCTTTCCATGTTCATTCGATTCAAAATCAACCTCTGGATTCGTTACATACCCACGGACTTCTCCCTTCGCGTTGCTGTCAACTACGATTGGACCCAGTGGACCGCCACCGTTAATTTTAATGGTAAGCTTATCCTCGCCTTTAAGCATAGCACCCATCATAACTCCTGCGGTCAACGTGCGGCCAAGTGCCGCTGATGCAGTCCTCCAGGTTTGATGACGCTCTTGTGCCTCTCGGATAGTTTCCGTTGTTCTTACTGCATATGCTCGTATATTTCCATCACAGGCTAACGCCTTAACTAAATAATCACTCATGGTAAAACTCCCTTCTACGCTGCTAAACCTTAGGTTATCCCATATTACGCTTATAGATAAGCTGCAACCCTTTTAAAGTTAAAAATGGATCGACTATATCAATAATTGTGGATTCTTGGGCAATTAAATTGGCAAGACCGCCTGTGGCAATCACTGTTGCCCTCTTACCACCTTGTTCCATCATCCTCTTAACGATGCCTTCTACTTGTCCTACATATCCATAAACAATACCCGCTTGCATCGCTGCTACTGTATTTTTGCCGATAACACCTTCAGGTCGAGCGATTTCTATTCGAGGCAACTTGGCAGCCCTTGAGTATAACGCTTCTGTAGAAATGCCCACCCCAGGAGCTATAGCCCCGCCCATATATTGACGCTCTTCATTTACATAACAATAGGTAGTAGCTGTACCGAAATCAACAATAATGAGCGGACTTCCATATTCATGAATCGCTGCCACCGCATTTACAATACGGTCTGCACCCACTTCTCTTGGGTTTTCATATTTAATATTCAGTCCCGTCTTAATTCCAGGTCCCACTACTAGCGGCTTTATATGGAAATACTTTTGACACATTCTTTCTAGTGCAAACATGATTGGTGGTACGACAGAAGAAATAATGATACCGTCAATATCGGTAAAAGATAGACCAGAATGATCAAACAATGCTTTTATATTCATACCAAATTCGTCTTCTGTACGATTTCGGTTTGTCTCTATCCGCCAATGATATTTAAGTTCATCCCCATGATATACACCTAATACGATATT from Bacillus sp. SLBN-46 encodes:
- the hslO gene encoding Hsp33 family molecular chaperone HslO, with translation MSDYLVKALACDGNIRAYAVRTTETIREAQERHQTWRTASAALGRTLTAGVMMGAMLKGEDKLTIKINGGGPLGPIVVDSNAKGEVRGYVTNPEVDFESNEHGKLDVRRAVGTDGMLAVVKDIGLRDFFSGQVPLVSGELGEDFTYYFATSEQVPSSVGVGVLVNPDDTILAAGGFIFQLMPGTPESVISQVEERLSTIPPVSKLIEQGLTPEEILAELFGKEQVKILEKMPVQFACNCSKDRFANAIIGLGKTEIDAMIEEDGQAEAHCHFCNEKYLFTKDELEEMKKEAK
- a CDS encoding type III pantothenate kinase, with product MIFVLDVGNTNIVLGVYHGDELKYHWRIETNRNRTEDEFGMNIKALFDHSGLSFTDIDGIIISSVVPPIMFALERMCQKYFHIKPLVVGPGIKTGLNIKYENPREVGADRIVNAVAAIHEYGSPLIIVDFGTATTYCYVNEERQYMGGAIAPGVGISTEALYSRAAKLPRIEIARPEGVIGKNTVAAMQAGIVYGYVGQVEGIVKRMMEQGGKRATVIATGGLANLIAQESTIIDIVDPFLTLKGLQLIYKRNMG